GGTCGAGCCGGAACAGCGCGGCGAGGTCCTCGCAGACCTTGGTGGCGCCCTGGCTGGAGTCGTGGACGGTCAGATGCCCGTCGCTCCACCAGGCGGTGGAGGCATGCGGCTCCATGGGGTGGTTGTGCAGCGGGGGCACGGTGTATGTGGCGTCGACGGTGACGGGCGCGGCGGCGAACGCCCCCTCGAAGTCGCCGCGTTCGCGGGTGCCCGGATAGCCGCCGTTGGCGGTCTCCGCGTCGTACAGCCCCGGATGACCGGCGGTCAGCCGTACGTCGTGTGCGGCGGTTTCGTAGCGGACGCGGACCGCCCTGGCGGCGGCGCGGGCGGTTTCGAGGCTGTCGGCGACGGCGAGGGCGACATACCAGCCGCGGTGCGGCACCCGGTCGTCCTGGAGCACCGCCAGCGTCGGGTCGTCAGTGGCCGCGAGGCGGGGCGCGTTCTCGTGCGTCAGCACCGCGTACACCCCCGGCAGGGCGAGTGCCGCCGCGACGTCCACGGCGGTGACCCGGCCGCGGGCGACGGTCGCGGGCACCGGCCAGGCGTAGGCGCAGCCCGGCGGGGTGTGTTCGGCCGCGTATCGGGCGGTGCCGGTGACCTTCTCCCGGCCTTCCCGGCGCACGAGCGGGGCGCCCACGGGGTACGGGGGTGGGCCGGGCGGGAACGAGTCGGGGCTCATGACGCGCGTCCTTGGGTCGGGGGCCGGTGCCGGGTCGGCAGTGGCGGTGGTCCTTGTCGTGGGAGGGGTCGTCAGTGGTCGTCGGCCGGGGCGGCCAGAGCGGCCAGTACGCCGACGGCCAGATTGCGGGCGAGCGTGACCTTGAAGCCGTTGTCGCGCAGCGGCCGGGCGGCGGCGAGTTCGGCGTCGGCGGCGCGGGCGAAGGTGTCCTCGGTGGCGGGCGACCCGTGCAGCACCTCTTCGGCCGCGCGGGCGCGCCACGGCCGGTGCGCGAGCCCGCCGAAGGCGAGGGCGGCCCGTCGTACGGCGCCGTCCCGCACCTCCAGTACGGCGGCGACGGAGACCAGGGCGAACGCGAACGAGGCGCGGTCGCGGGCCTTGCGGTAGCGCGAGCGTGCGCCCGGGGCCGGCGGCGGCAGCTGGACTGCGGTGATCAGTTCGCCGGGCCGGATCTCGGTGTCCCGCTCCGGGCTGTCGCCGGGCAGCCGGTGGAAATCGGTGACCGGCACGGTGCGCTCGCCATCGGGGCCGTGCAGATGGACCTCGGCGTCGAGGGCGGCCAGCGCCACCGCCATGTCCGACGGCTGGGTGGCGACGCAGTGCGCGGAGTGGCCCAGTACGGCGAGATCGCGGTGTACCCCCTCGCGGGCCGGGCAGCCGGTGCCGGGGGCGCGCTTGTTACAGGGCTTGGTGATGTCCTGGAAGTACAGGCAGCGGGTGCGCTGCAGCAGATTGCCGCCGGTGGTCGCGATGTTCCGCAGCTGCCCCGAGGCGCCGGCCAGCAGCGCCTGCGACAGGGCAGGGTAGCGGTCGCGGACCGGGACCGCAGCGGCGAGATCGCTGTTGCGGACCATCGCCCCGATCCGCAGTCCGCCGTCCGGCAGCTCCTCGATACGGTCGAGCGGCAGCCGGGTGACGTCGATGAGCAGCTCCGGCGTCTCCACGCCCAGCTTCATCAGGTCGACGAGGTTGGTGCCCCCGCCGAGAAAGCGGGCGCCGGGCTGCCCGGCCGCGGCCCGTACGGCCTCCTCGACGCTCGTCGCCCGCAGATACCCGAACGGCTTCATGACGCCGCCTCCCGTACCGCTTCGACGATCCGCGGATAGGCGCCGCAGCGGCACAGATTTCCGCTCATCCGCTCACGGATCTCGTCGTCGGTCAGCTCGACCGGAGCCGCGGGGTCCGCGGTGGGCGGGGTGACATGGGACGGGAAGCCGTCGGCCGTCTCGGCCAGCATCCCGACGGCCGAGCAGATCTGGCCGGGGGTGCAGTAGCCGCACTGCAGGGCGTCCCGCTCCAGGAAGGCCTGCTGCAGGGGGTGCAGCCGCTCTCCCTCTGCCAGGCCCTCGACCGTGGTGATCTCCCGCCCGTCCTGTGCCACGGCCGGCAGCAGACAGCTGTTGGCGCGCCGCCCGTCGACGAGCACGGTGCACGCGCCGCACTGGCCGTGGTCGCAGCCCTTCTTGGCGCCGGTCAGACCGAGGCGTTCACGGAGCAGGTCGAGGACCGTGGTCCGGTGGTCCACGGTCAGCGTCTGCGTCACTCCGTTGATGTGCAGCACCAGCGAGGAGCTCTGGCCGTCCGCCGACGGAGCACCGCCGGTGTCCGCCGGATGTTGGGTGGACTCCACTCCCTCATGCCTTTCCGGTCCGGGCCGCGGGGCGGCTGCCGTGAGCGGCCGTTTGATACGCCGTGCGCCGTGGCCGTGGTGGCCCCGCCGCTCAGGGGCGGCTGGAGGCCCGCTAGCGGGTCTCCAGCCGCAGCTCGACTTCCTTTTCCTGGTCGCCGGCGGCCGTCCCGAGGACGTGCACGGCGAACGCGGGCTCCAGGCCCTTGCACAGCTGGTCGACGGCCCAGTAGCCGCCCTGGAGGCTGACCATGACGGGCGCGGTCAGCCGACGGGGCTCGGCGGTGGCCTTGCGCTCACTCACGTCGAAGGTCGAGGTCCACACGGTCGACCCCGCACCGGCCACCTCCTCGGGCACATCGTCCGCCGCCCGGTCGGAGCTGAAGGAGGTACGCAGCGCACTGAAGACGGCGTGCGCGTCCTGCGTCGCGCAGCTCTCCAGCTCCACCATCACCTCGGCCGATACGTGTTCCGTGTGTGACGCCTGTTCCGCGCTGTTCACTGTGGGGCCTTTCCTCTGTGGGCCTTCCTCCGGGGGCTGAACGCTTCCAGGCTCGCCCCGCGGCCCGGTGTGTGCGACCGGAGGCACGAACGAGTGGTTTGAACGGGCGGCAACCGCATGGCACCGATCGGGGGATTACGCTGTGTAGTCAGCACGAGCGTTCTGTGACCGAAGATGCCTCATGCGCAGCGCTCGGCCCTCGCAGCAGCCATCGTCGACCTCAGCCAGAGGAGCCCTCGTTGACCAGCGCCACGATCGACCAGAAAGCCACCGGCTACAGCGTCCGCCATGCGCTCTGTATGGCGCGCGCCTCCGAACTCGCCTACAAGGACGAGCAGACCATCGAAGCCACCGCCCGGCAATGGGGCTTCGACCGGGTGCGCCATCACCACACCACGTTCCGCCCGCCGTTCCCGCTGCAGGACACCCAGGCGTACACCCTCGGCGGGCACAGCATGATCATCACCAGCTTCCGGGGGACGGAGCCGGTGAAACTGCGCGACTGGCTGTCCGACGCCACCACACCGCCGTGGCCCGGTCCTGGCGGCAGGGGGTATGTCCACTACGGCTTCGGTGAGGCGCTGGAGGCCGTCTGGCCGCAGGTCCGCGCCGCCGTCGACGCCTTCCGCGACAACCGCCAGACGGTGTGGTTCACCGGCCACAGCCTCGGCGGGGCGCTGGCGATGCTGGCCGGGGCGCGGCTGCATTTCGAGGAGCCGCATGTGACGGCCAACGGCGTCTACACCTTCGGCCAGCCACGCACCTGCGACCGGCAGCTGTCCAAGGAGTTCAACACGGCCTTCTCCGACCGCATGTACCGCTTCGTCAACAACAACGACATCGTGCCGCAGCTCCCCCCGGAGCCCGCCTTCCACCATGTCTCCGCCCTGCGCTACATCGACACCCAGGGCGCCATCCACCACACCATGCCGCTGATCAGCGGCCTGGTCGACCGCGCCCAGGGCCTCACCGCCGATGTACTGGCGCCCGCCTCCGACGGGGTCCGGGACCACTTCATGGACGCGTACATCAACGCATTGGAGAGGAACCAGAACTGAGCGTCCGGGGGGGACGGGGGGCGGCGGGGCGGCGGGCACCGGCTGGACGGGTACCGGCAGGGCGGGCACCGGGGCGGCGGGCACCCGGCCGGCCGGACCGGCGGGCACCGTGCCGGACTGGCCCGGCGGGCACCGCGCCGGCCGGGACAGCCCGGCTACCGTGCCGTCCCGTCCCGTCCCGTTCCGTCCCGTCCGGACCGGGTGCGGTGCCGGTCAGAGCGGCTGGGTGAGGTTGACCGCGTTGCCGTCCGGGTCCTGGATATGGGCGACCCGCTGCCCCCAGGGCATGTCGTTGGCCGGGCCGCGCGCCGTTCCGCCGAGCTGCCCGACCCGGTCGAGCAGGGCGTCGACGTCCTGGACGACGATGCTGATCAGGATCCGGGTGGGAGTGCCGGTTTCTACGTTCTGGTCCACCACGATGCCCAGCTCCGAGCCACCGATCCGCAGACCGACGAAGAAAGCCGGGCCCTCCTCGGGCACCCGGGTGAACTCCTCGGCACCGACCAGCCCGCTGTAGAAGGCCTGCAGCCGGTCGAGGTCGGGGGTGACGATCACCGGCTGGACGGCGGCAGGGGCGGGGGCGGCGGGTGAGGTGGCAGACATGGCGTCCTCCGGGTGTGTGGCCTGTGTGGTCGGTGAGGTAGACCGCGCCCGGAGTGCTGATTCATCGCTCGGGGCGGGAGCAATGCGCCGGTCGGGTTGGGAGCAGGTTCACCGACCAGGAGGCGGGAGGGGAGACGGCACACCGGCCGGGGCGGAGATGGCTCACCGGCCGGGAGGGGAGACGGTTCACCGGCCGGGACGGAGGGCGGTGAAGGTGACCTCGGCGGCCTGGGCGGGCGACGATTTCGATCTCGTCGCTCAGGGCCCATTCCGCGGCCCGCGAGGACAGCGCCGCGGGCACCCGCTCGCTGATGCCGGGGGCCGCCGGGATGTCGTGGATGGCGTGGGCGTCGTGCGGCAGGACGACAGGGAAGTCGCAGGCCAGGGCCGTACGGGCGGTCGCGCTGACGCACATCTCGGAGGGCACCCCGCAGAGCGCCAGGGCCTTGACCCCGGCGTCGTCGAGCAGGGCACCGAGCGGGGCGTCCTCGAAGCCGTCGTCCTGGGTCTTGCGGATCACCGACTCGCGGGGCCCGGTCTCCACGGGCAGATGTAGCTCCCAGCCCGGGGTGTGGGGCTCATCTACGGTTCCCGACTCACCGTCGTTCTGCAGATGGACGACCAGTGCCCCGGCGGCGCGGGCCCGGGTGAGCAGAGCACGGCTCCGGTCGAGCACCCGCGCCGCATCGGGCACCGCCTCGTCCCCCGCGACGAACGCCGACTGGAGGTCGACGAGCAGGAGGGCCTCGACGGGGCGGAGCGGACTCCCGGCCCCGGTCGGCGGTGCGACCTCGCTATCGGTCGCCGCGGCGCCCCCGGACGTCCCGGCCGCCGCAGCCGCCCTGGTCGTCTCTGCCATCCTTGTCGCCGTGGCCGCCCCGGTCGTCTCAGCCCTCCCTGTCGACATGGCCGCCGCAGCCGTCGGTCGTCTCAGCTATCCCGGCCGTCCTGGCCGCCGCAGCCGTCCCGGTCAGCCCAGTCATCCCGGTCATCCCGACCGTCCCGGTCGCCGCAGCCGTCCCGGCCGTCATCCTCGCCGTAGCCGCCGTAGCCGCCGTAGCCGCGGCAGCCGTGGTCACCGACGTCGCCACCGCCGTCGTCACGCTCTCCGTCACCCTCGCGTCCTCCGTCGCCGTGATGACGACCATGGTGCGGCCGGGCGGGCCATTGATCACGGTCGCGGCGGAATTCAGCCAAGCGCCCGCCCTCCTCGACCGCCTCGACCCGCCCCTTCGCCGCCCTCCCCAGCCGCCTCGCCCCGCCCATCCCCCGCCGCCTCCGGCCGCCTCGAATGCCGCTCCCCCGCTCCTCCCCCGCCCGGCCCATAGGTCGCGCGTCGTCCACGACGCCGCCGCTGAGCTGTCACAACGATCCGGACGCCAGACGGACGCCAGACAGAACGCCAGACGGACGCCATCTGGGCGCAGCATCCGACGCGGCCGCGAGGACTCGCGCCGCGGCACGCCCGTGCGCCCATGCGCCCAGTGCTCATGCGCCCATGCGCCCGTGCGCCGACGGCTCTCTCCGGACACGCGGGGCTGAGCCGTCCGGCCGCACATCGTTGCCACGGGCATCGACCTGGACGGATCATCCGATACGCACGCCGTACGCACGTACGGGGGGCCGGGATGACCGCACCGTGATGACCGCACCGGCACGACGCGAGGAGAGCCACTGTGGAGCCAGCCACCGTCAACGGCCACTGCGCACCGGAATTCACCGGCGTACGGGACGCGTTCGAGCGGAACTTCAGCGAGCACGGTGAGGTCGGCGCGGCGGTCACGGTGACCGTGGACGGCGAGGCGGTGGTGGACCTGTGGGGCGGCCACGCGGACGCGGCCGGGACCCGCCTCTGGGAGCGCGACTCTCTGGTCAATGTCTACTCGACATCGAAGGGGATGACCGCGTTGTGCGCCCATCTCCTTGTGGACCGGGGCGAGTTGGACCTCGATGCGCCGGTGACCCGGTACTGGCCCGAGTTCGGGCAGGCCGGCAAGCAGGACATACCCGTGCGCTGGCTGCTCAGCCACCGGGCCGGTCTGATCGCGCCCCGTGAGCCGCTGCCCGCAGGGCACGCCTATGACTGGGAGCGGGTGTGCGCCGTCCTGGCGGCCACCCCGCCGTGGTGGGAGCCGGGCACCGCGCAGGGCTATCACGCGGTGACCTTCGGATACCTCGTGGGCGAGGTCGTACGGCGGATCACCGGGCAGTCCCTCGGCGCGTTCCTGCGCAGCGAGATCACCGGGCCGCTGGGCGCGCGGGTGTTCATCGGCACCCCCGCCGAGGAGCACGCCCGCTGTGCCGACATGGTCGGGCAGCTGGACGAGGCGCGGATCGCCGAGCAGTTCCCCGGTGTACCGAAGCCGCCGTTCCGGTCGCTCGCCGACCATCCCCTGGCCATCGTGATGCTGGCGCTGACGTACATCCCCACCGGCGATGTCAACAGTGCCGCCTACCGGTCGGCCGAGATCCCGGCGGGCAATGCCCATGCCGGTGCCCACGGGCTGGCGACGGTGTATGGCGCGCTCGCGGGCGGCACGCTCGTGGGGCCCGGCACCCTGGAGGCGATGCGCCGGTCGCAGAGCCTGCCGGGTGAGCGTGATCTGACGATCGATGCACTCGCCCCGGCGGGGTACGAGCACCGCTGGGGT
This genomic stretch from Streptomyces nigrescens harbors:
- a CDS encoding FAD binding domain-containing protein, whose translation is MKPFGYLRATSVEEAVRAAAGQPGARFLGGGTNLVDLMKLGVETPELLIDVTRLPLDRIEELPDGGLRIGAMVRNSDLAAAVPVRDRYPALSQALLAGASGQLRNIATTGGNLLQRTRCLYFQDITKPCNKRAPGTGCPAREGVHRDLAVLGHSAHCVATQPSDMAVALAALDAEVHLHGPDGERTVPVTDFHRLPGDSPERDTEIRPGELITAVQLPPPAPGARSRYRKARDRASFAFALVSVAAVLEVRDGAVRRAALAFGGLAHRPWRARAAEEVLHGSPATEDTFARAADAELAAARPLRDNGFKVTLARNLAVGVLAALAAPADDH
- a CDS encoding (2Fe-2S)-binding protein, producing MVLHINGVTQTLTVDHRTTVLDLLRERLGLTGAKKGCDHGQCGACTVLVDGRRANSCLLPAVAQDGREITTVEGLAEGERLHPLQQAFLERDALQCGYCTPGQICSAVGMLAETADGFPSHVTPPTADPAAPVELTDDEIRERMSGNLCRCGAYPRIVEAVREAAS
- a CDS encoding lipase family protein, whose amino-acid sequence is MTSATIDQKATGYSVRHALCMARASELAYKDEQTIEATARQWGFDRVRHHHTTFRPPFPLQDTQAYTLGGHSMIITSFRGTEPVKLRDWLSDATTPPWPGPGGRGYVHYGFGEALEAVWPQVRAAVDAFRDNRQTVWFTGHSLGGALAMLAGARLHFEEPHVTANGVYTFGQPRTCDRQLSKEFNTAFSDRMYRFVNNNDIVPQLPPEPAFHHVSALRYIDTQGAIHHTMPLISGLVDRAQGLTADVLAPASDGVRDHFMDAYINALERNQN
- a CDS encoding VOC family protein, producing the protein MSATSPAAPAPAAVQPVIVTPDLDRLQAFYSGLVGAEEFTRVPEEGPAFFVGLRIGGSELGIVVDQNVETGTPTRILISIVVQDVDALLDRVGQLGGTARGPANDMPWGQRVAHIQDPDGNAVNLTQPL
- a CDS encoding isochorismatase family protein, coding for MAETTRAAAAAGTSGGAAATDSEVAPPTGAGSPLRPVEALLLVDLQSAFVAGDEAVPDAARVLDRSRALLTRARAAGALVVHLQNDGESGTVDEPHTPGWELHLPVETGPRESVIRKTQDDGFEDAPLGALLDDAGVKALALCGVPSEMCVSATARTALACDFPVVLPHDAHAIHDIPAAPGISERVPAALSSRAAEWALSDEIEIVARPGRRGHLHRPPSRPVNRLPSRPVSHLRPGRCAVSPPASWSVNLLPTRPAHCSRPER
- a CDS encoding serine hydrolase domain-containing protein, whose translation is MEPATVNGHCAPEFTGVRDAFERNFSEHGEVGAAVTVTVDGEAVVDLWGGHADAAGTRLWERDSLVNVYSTSKGMTALCAHLLVDRGELDLDAPVTRYWPEFGQAGKQDIPVRWLLSHRAGLIAPREPLPAGHAYDWERVCAVLAATPPWWEPGTAQGYHAVTFGYLVGEVVRRITGQSLGAFLRSEITGPLGARVFIGTPAEEHARCADMVGQLDEARIAEQFPGVPKPPFRSLADHPLAIVMLALTYIPTGDVNSAAYRSAEIPAGNAHAGAHGLATVYGALAGGTLVGPGTLEAMRRSQSLPGERDLTIDALAPAGYEHRWGLGFMLNHQGQAGPNPRAFGHGGAGGSFAFADPENRLSYAYTMNKYGGGTTGQDPRNAGLIRAVYQALAQHRS